One genomic window of Meles meles chromosome 3, mMelMel3.1 paternal haplotype, whole genome shotgun sequence includes the following:
- the LOC123938102 gene encoding 28S ribosomal protein S35, mitochondrial — protein MAAAAAWLALQPGTRTLRAFCTSVSPATRSAIPSPRTADRTPRYERPLRRKALPPRTEKMTVDQDWPSVYPVAAPFKPSAVPLPIQMGYPVKRGVPMAKEGNLELLKIPNFLHLTPVAIKKHCEALKDFCTEWPATLDSDEKCEKHFPIEVDTTDYASAGPSIRNPKARVVTLRVKLSSLNLDDHAKKKLIKLVGERYCKTTDVLTIKTDRCPLKRQNYDYALYLLTVLYHESWKTEEWEKGKTEADMEEYVWNNSSSEKNILETLLQMKAAENNLEVNKEELLATKEVEEYKKSVVSLKNEGDNENTLSQYKESVKKLLNLM, from the exons ATGGCGGCTGCCGCCGCGTGGCTGGCCCTACAGCCGGGGACCAGGACCCTGCGTGCTTTCTGTACCTCCGTGTCTCCGGCCACTCGCTCCGCGATACCAAGCCCGC GTACAGCAGACAGAACACCCAGATATGAAAGACCACTGAGAAGAAAGGCACTACCTCCTAGGACAGAGAAAATGACTGTTGACCAAGATTGGCCTAGTGTTTATCCTGTTGCAGCACCATTTAAACCCTCTGCTGTACCTCTTCCCATTCAAATGGGCTATCCAGTAAAAAGGGGGGTGCCTATGGCAAAGGAGGGAAATCTAGAACTATTAAAGATCCCCAATTTTCTGCATTTAACTCCTGTAGCAATTAAAAAGCACTGTGAAGCTCTTAAAGATTTCTGCACTGAGTGGCCAGCTACTCTGGACAGTGATGAAAAATGTGAGAAGCATTTTCCCATTGAAGTGGACACAACTGATTATGCTTCAGCAGGACCATCTATCCGAAACCCCAAAGCACGAGTAGTAACCTTAAGGGTTAAACTTTCCAGTTTGAATTTAGATGATCATGCAAAGAAGAAACTCATTAAACTTGTGGGAGAGCGATACTGCAAGACTACAGATGTACTTACCATCAAAACAGACAGGTGCCCTTTAAAGAGACAGAATTATGATTATGCACTATATCTGCTAACAGTTTTATACCATGAGTCTTGGAAAACTGAAGAATGGGAGAAAGGTAAGACTGAAGCAGACATGGAAGAGTATGTATGGAACAATAGCTCctctgaaaaaaatattctggaaacaCTTCTTCAAATGAAAGCTGCTGAGAACAATCTGGAAGTAAATAAAGAAGAGCTCCTTGCTACAAAAGAAGTTGAAGAGTACAAAAAGTCTGTTGTTAGTCTTAAGAATGAAGGGGACAATGAAAATACCCTTTCTCAGTACAAAGAATCAGTGAAGAAACTATTAAATTTAATgtga
- the SMIM15 gene encoding small integral membrane protein 15, which translates to MVELIKKKTNKQGSSEIVIGPLIIPGQSWKEVLKHKTATEMFDIKAWAEYVVEWAAKDPYGFLTTVILALTPLFLASAVLSWKLAKMIEAREKEQKKKQKRQENIAKAKRLKKD; encoded by the exons ATGGTAGAGCTAATAAAGAAGAAGACAAACAAGCAAGGGTCATCTGAAATTGTAATTGGCCCATTAATAATCCCAGGACAAAGTTGGAAAGAAGTACTCAAGCATAAG ACGGCTACAGAGATGTTTGATATAAAGGCTTGGGCTGAGTATGTTGTGGAATGGGCTGCAAAGGACCCATATGGCTTCCTTACAACAGTTATCCTGGCCCTTACTCCATTGTTTCTAGCAAGTGCAGTACTGTCCTGGAAATTGGCCAAGATGATTGAGGCCAGGGAAAAGgagcaaaagaagaaacaaaaacgtCAAGAAAATATTGCAAAAGCTAAACGACTAAAAAAGGATTGA